From the Longimicrobium sp. genome, the window GCGAATGCGGTCGCTGCCCGTGTCGAACAGGATGCCCTGCACCGCCACGCGCCCCTCCGCCGACAGCGCGTCGTACAGGTCGCGCCCGCCGGCCGCCACGCGGATGCTGGCGATGTACGCGCCCTCGTTGCCCGCCACCCCGCTCCCGGGGATGTTCACCACGATCTGCCGCCCGCGTCCCACGTCGAAGTTGGGCGCGTTGGCCACCCGCGTACCCAGCACGTACATCTTGGTGTAGCGCCCGTCGCCCATCAGCCGAACGAAGAAGGGCACGTTGGGCTGGTAGCCTTGGAACCCGGCCTGGGTGGAGCGGCTGTCCTGCGTGTTCAGCCCCGCCACCGTGCGGAAGTTGGTGCCCACGTGAAAGGTGGCGCGCGCCTTTCCATCTCGGTCGTAGCCGTGCTCGCCCTCGGCCAGGTAGATCTCGGCCAGGCTGGCCTCGGCGGCCATGTACTCGATCTCCAGCGTGAACCGGTCGGGGAGCGCCTCGGTCAGCGGGATGGCGAACTTCAGGTCCTCGGCGGCGCGCAGGTAGCGGCGGCCACCCACCTCGGCCACTTCGCCGTTGCCTTCCAGCAGCTCCAGCCGGCGGGGAAAGTCGCCCACGTTGTCGCGGGTGAAATCTTCGGCGAAGAG encodes:
- a CDS encoding OmpA family protein; the protein is MNHRFRAAIFALAALGAVLPVDQAHAQLGRLRDRVRQGADQVRGAVTGGEQAAPAQAQPEGAEADAPAAPGAPVAFVNFDFVPGERVLFAEDFTRDNVGDFPRRLELLEGNGEVAEVGGRRYLRAAEDLKFAIPLTEALPDRFTLEIEYMAAEASLAEIYLAEGEHGYDRDGKARATFHVGTNFRTVAGLNTQDSRSTQAGFQGYQPNVPFFVRLMGDGRYTKMYVLGTRVANAPNFDVGRGRQIVVNIPGSGVAGNEGAYIASIRVAAGGRDLYDALSAEGRVAVQGILFDTGSDRIRPESAPVLQRIGDMLRGHADLRLMVEGHTDDVGGDAANLSLSTRRAAAVRQYLVERFGIDAARLESQGLGETKPAAPNTTPEGRQQNRRVELVRL